The Aptenodytes patagonicus chromosome 12, bAptPat1.pri.cur, whole genome shotgun sequence nucleotide sequence GGGCAATGTCCCTGGAGTGacctgagaaagagaaaaaccacACTGTTCAAAGCCACACTCCACCACACGGACTAGCCCCACttgctccttcccccaagagcATTGATCTAGCACACCACAGACACCTACTCCAGGCATATGCTTTCACCCTTTCCCTGCCCTGTAGCGCCATTtcccaggcacacacagaagACTGCCTGGCCAACCCACTGATGCCCCTACATAGCCTTTGATCCAGGCACCTGATCATCACAGACATGGAAGAGGACATGTATCTCGAACAGCACTGTACATCAACCACACTACAGCACTACCACAGTGAAAAGTCTGCAAAACAGGGCAAGGGCTTCTCCCCAGGCTCCTGTTCCATGATGGACGCAGAGCCCCATGTCCCAAGCTGGTCTTTCCCTCTTTCCAGGGGGAAGCATCCTTACCCCCGGACTGGCCTCGTCCACAGCGGGCTGAGACAGATCTCCCAGAGCATAGTCTCCCCCTGGGGAGGTTGAGCCTGCAGGGGAGCGAACCATCACACCCGTTAATCGTCGTGGCGGATTCTTAATGGCCTGACGAgctggaagagaacagaaaaaaaagtgagattccATGACTCCATCGTGGACAGTCCCTGAGAGTTACCTCTGACTTTATCCTAAAGAACCCTAACAAAACAATTTATATTGTAGGAATTTCTTGCACCACACTAGGCTGAGTTCACAAATAATACTAGCATTGGGTAATGCACTTTAATTTCAGATTTCCGTAGCAGTTGGGTattcaccacctcccaccaccGGTAGGTTAGATCACTGAATTGCCCCAAGAATTATAAATGAATTAAACATTCAGAAcaaatctctcttccttttatcTTCAGACAATAGTAAAACTATAGGGAAAACTAAAGGGGTGAAAAGCCTGACATTCTAACAGAGAGCTCCTTGCTAATCCTGCTTCCTCTTAGATACACCTTTTCTACAGAATTTGTTCCCTTTTCAGAAGTCTCTGCATTTTGCCCTGTTGCAAATACAGCACTGGAAAGAGAATATAATCTTTCTTTCCAACTCCTAGGGTCACGGAATTCCTCCTGCACAGGTCTTAACAAGACTTATGTATTTCCCAAATGTTCTTATGAACATATGCATCTGTCTCTGAGGAGGAGTAAGGAAGCTCATTTCCAGCTTACCCTGATAAGCAGCATCTGTAGCCTTCCTCTTgacttctgcctcctcctcctccatttttttctttctgtatacaGAACCAAAACCTACTGTCACACAGTGTTCCACTTCCCCTTAGTTTCTCTGCAGCTTACTGACCCCCACCCCATTATCTCCAGACAACAACCACCTGCCTCTGCGGACTCAGGCTCAAATCCTCTAAGGAGGGAAGCGGAGTCAGAGACCAGTCAGAGAACGACACACTTGGCAGGAAATTTCACTTCCAGCTGATTAGCAAAACGGAGGAGGCAAGCATGCTGCTGCAAGCCATCACTGAGCTCTTCACTGAGAAACTCCAAAAGATATTCCACACAAGCTGGTGCCCCCCAATCCAAACTAAGTCCACCCTCAGAGGCCAAAGCATCtgcccagctgccctgtttcTCTTAACCCAATGTATGCGGAGCAAGAGGTGTCTGACAAACAGACAGTGTCAGGCAACTACAATCTCAGAAGAAAGCTTAACatggaaataattaaataacCCACATCATAATTTCATTGCACAGCTCCTCTAGTCTGTTATCCATGTGTCCGGCCTGGATCAGCTCTGCATCCTTCTTGAGTTGCCTGTAATCAGGAAATCTTCTTACTTACTTATCACTGAACAATAAGCCCTACGCAGCATTTTCACCCCGAGCACCATCCCACTTAGGCCACCAGGTGCCACTTAGGTGCACCGCAGCTTAATGCCTCTGCCACATACCTGTATTTCTCCTGTGTTTCTTTAATCATTTTCTTCAACTCCTCAACTCGTTCTGCAGTCAGTTTCCGCACAATAACatcttccacagtttccacaacTTCTCCCTTCTCACCACGTTTTCTCCTATAGaataagagaaaaacagaacagttcagacatgaaacacaaaaaaacccagttctcCTTTCGTAAATGGCTGCTGTCTGTCATTCCTGACACAAAcatgcacaaaagaaaaatcaacctcCTCTTCCAGTTTCTCTTAATATTGGACAGCACAATGTTCAAACAACCTCTTTGAATAGTTTATCTAATCCTTAAATGCGTCCAGTGTTAAAGACTTCAGGAACAGATCAAAGATGCAAGCCCACTGCAAAGtctcaacctgaaaaaaaatcaatcattcAGAGAAGATTCTTACTACCCACGAAGAAACAtcgacttttttttcctcaataactCTACTAAGTCTTTTGTCTTTGCAACTCTAGTGCTGAAGATCATTCAGCACTATCACAAACAGATACTACTTCTAAACATCCTgcctttaatttaatttgatgTGACGTCTCAAAACAAAATGCCTGGATTTAGGATTGAGAAATATCTGAGACCACAAAGGTGTAGTGATAGCATTGATAAGAAAACTATAAGAAACCACTGCAAAATAGagacaaatacaaaacatttccCCTTCTCACTCTTGTTGTCTTTTCTACCACTATTCTGAATGATAATTTTATGTGTAAAGCTTCTGATCAGTAAGACTAATACGTAATGTTTTATTCCGgccaaataaatatttctttttgctgcatTAAGTCCCCAAACGCACACTGCAACTCTTACAAATGGAGCTGTGGCAAAGCGGCCCCAATTACCCCGCCATGCATTGTAACGACAGTAGGGGCATATGGAAGACACTAACAAGTACGCAGTGACCAGCTTTAGAACCGTGTAATACTGAAATACTTCAGTCTTACGAAAAAAGGAGACAAGATAAGGATATATGGGAAGCACGTTCTAAGAAATACCTTGGGCTTGCCAATCTCCCCCATCTGCCATACCCTGATCCCACTGTCCACCCACGCCAGCTATCACAACTGAATTTCCTCGTTCCTGAACGCTCCTTTTGGGAGGAGCACTATCAAGTCCTTTCCGGTAAGAACCGACAAGTCCACCCAAAAttgctgcagactgcacttgctTCAGACTTTGTACTCACTTAGGGGTCTCCGTAGTCTCCAAGAGCTCTGAATACTGAGATGCACAGTgctaagaagaaacaaagaaagtcaGAGGACACCAAAGAGTCAGCATCAGCAAATGCCTATCAACAAAGCCTACAGGGCACTTAATCCTACTTCTTCAGAGGTCTTACACTTTATGAACATATCTGACAGTCTTCTCCAGAGTTTCCCCCACGGCTATAACTTAGTGTAGCACAAACTGAGGAAGCATATTCACTTTTTTACTCTAGCACTGCCCAGGCTGATTTCCAAAAACAAAGCTAAAGAACAGATGCTCCCAACAAACAATTTAGAAATCAAATCAGGCAAGCATGATTAGGAAAACTGTAGCCATGACATTTCTGTCTGTGAATAtcaaccaaaaatatttcaatggagaaaacaaaataacattaTATCAAGGCCAGTTTCATAGCTTAAAAGAAACAGTAAGCAACATAAAAACCCCAGCTTCTCCTCCCTTGATTCTCTTAATCTCTCTGTCCCTCATACAACAAAAAACGCAGGTGCTTGCCCCAACAGTAAGACACCAAAATACACGGGCATCCACAAATTCCTGGGGCAAGGAATTCCACAGCTTAATTACATGCCTGGTGAAGAACAATCTCTTTAGGTCTGCTTTGAACCTGCCTCCTGTTAGTCTTACTTAATAGCCTCTAAATCTTGTACTGGACAAAGCACTAACAATTAATGCTTATTCACCCTCAACTTCATGCCACTTCTGGTTATACAGACACCTGTCGTACCTCCCGTTACTCATCTCTTTTTTATGTTGAAGGGCTCTACTTTACTTAACCTTCCCTTACAAGGAAGCTCTTTCACATCTTTGATCACTCTTGCCTTTTCCTTAACCTTATCCAACTGTACTGTAAGctcaaatttaatttcagaaacagaaaaaagcatttaatcTGATTtatacaaaactgattttttttaattaattttgctatcttttttaaaaacaagaaatacatTCTCTTAGGCAGCTGTCTTACACATCCCATGCAGAACTCATTTTTTCCAAGACTCAAATGCCAGTATCTTACCTTCTGGGAAAACCAGTCAGGTGGGCGTCCCGGCTCTGCAAAAGGTTTGATAGCTCTGCTGACTGAGACCCTGCAGGAGAGAAATGGCGAGTCACCGCCAACTTACTTTCTTCCCCAACCAACATGCTGAGAAAAGACGCTGAGCCGTCTTGACGTTCATCACTGAACAGCCCCCATAAACACAACGAACTTGCCAATGAGCTGTTATGTTTGGGAACTACTGAAGTACAGCCCTTGGACTCAAAAATATTTGCCTACTCCCAAATAAACAGCTTCCCTCccttgctttgaaaagcaagtttcTAGCTTCTGATGACACCGTTGCATTTCCACAAAAACTTTACTTTGGCGAGGGGAAAAAGGCAGCGAAACAGAGCTACAAGTGCAGAAGCGATGCCCAGGAGTCTGTTATCAAACATCCTCCTCGGCCACAGCTCACCTCTTCCAATTTATGCTGGAATAACGTTACTCTTTGTTCTGATTAACACACTCCTGCTTTCACACAGTAGTTACgaaagaagcaaaaagattttCAAGGTACCCGTCTAAGACTTCCATCTTCAACAGCCCAACTTCGTTTTGAACAGAAAGCAGGAACGGTTATGACTGGCTGCTGCAGACCGAACCGGCACGGTGAAAAGCCACGCACCGGCACAGCACACCACCCGTCCGGCGCCCCGGGAGCCCGGTGCCCGTGCGCGCCCGAGGGCAGAGCGGCGGACGCAGTccccgccgagccccgctccCTTACCAGTTCTGGTCCCCGCTCCGCATGACGGACGAGGCCAGGCAGAGCTTCTCGCGGATGGACCAGGGCTCCGTGGGGCCGGCGCTCAGCAGCTTGTGCTCTGCcgggagaggggaaggagtgCGCCGACCCGCCCCCCCACCCGCGCAGCCCCGGCGGCGCCCCCGGGGACCCCAAACCGGGGACCCCAAACCGGGGACCCCGCCCCCCACcgctggccccgcccccgcggcgttgcccccgccccccgcggccgccccagCCAtagccccgcccctcccccggGCCGTtgcccccgccccctcccttCGCAACCGCTCAATTCTCCTCGGGCCGTTCCCTCGCCCCCCTCCCgacccagccccgctgccgcgggccgccgccgctccctcgccgccgcccgcccgctccccgccgccttCTCCCGACGGGCCCCGCACTCACTGCCCGTCCCCGCCGCCATCTTCCCCGCCCGGCCCGAGGGAGGCAGGGCGGAGCCGCGCGCAAAGCCCGCCGGGAGGAGCGCGCGCGCCCCCAGCCGTCCAGGGGCGCGCGGGCGGCCGGGCGCTCGGGCCCCGCCCCTGCTGCCCCACGGCGGGCGCCGATTGGCGGCCGCGCGGGCGCGGGCCCCCATTggcggagcgggcgggcggcgaggTTTGAAAACCCAACAGTAGGCGCCGCGCGGGCGCGAGGCGGCGGCGCcagggcgggccgcggcggggtcGGGCCGGTGGAgcgagcgggggggggggggtcgtctTCGTAGCGGTCTGCCGAGGTGAGGGGGtctgcggggggcggcggcggcgattcCGCGCGCGTGCGGAGAAGGCCTGCGCGGCAGTCCGCGCCTGCGTGGGTAGGCCCCGTGTGGCGGTCTCTGGGGGTGTCCGTGTGTTGTGGGGGGCGGCCTGCGTGGAGCTCTGTGTGCGGTTTGCGTGTGTGGGGTCCTGCGTGGTGCGGTTTGCGTGCGTGGGGTCCTGCGTGGTGGTCTGTGTACGTGTTATGTCTGTTGGGTCCCACgtggtggtgggggtgtgtgtgtgggggtctCTTACGCGGGGGTCTCTGTGCGTGTGGAGGGGTCCCTGTGGTGGGGGTGCGCGTAGGTGGTGTGTTTGGGGTCTtgtgtggtggtggggggtgtgcGTGCATTTGCAGCGGCATCCTGCGTGTCAGCGTGTGTGTGGAGGGTTCCGTGTGGCAGTCTGTGTTTGTGGGGAACGGATGGATCCGGTAGCGGTGGCAGACTGCATGTAGTGGGGTATATGCGTGGGGAGCAAAGCTTGGACTCCCAGAAGACTGCTGTAACATCACCCTATCCTCACTGTGCCCCTTTTTCTCCAGGAGCCGTGATGGCGCAAGCACTTGCCTCCCCGGGGCTGTTCTCTGATGAGGATGTTGGAGCTTCCCCTGTTCTTGAATCCACAGCAGCAGGGTTTGGGGCCGATGTGCGCAAGGACCTGCTGTCGGAGTTCTCCGCTATCTCTCCAAACCTGGAGGGCTCCCAGCAGGTGAGGTTGGAGCTCTTCTGTCACAAACAGGGCAGTGTTTTGACTTGTGGCTGCGGTGTCTCTGCACAAAGGTGTTGCAATGCGGAGCCAAGAGACTCTTCACAGGAGGCTAGAAAAAATCGTTGCACTGGGGGGAGCAGTTCCTGTTATGAGCAGTGTACTATGAAGGGCACAGTCAGTAAGTGCCTCTTAACACGATGCCTCTTAGTGTGGTGCTTGGTCCGGGGGCTGGTTTTGCTGTCAGGTCTTCAGGTTGTTGGTCTGATTCGCTagataaacaaaagaaatgctagTGTGCCTGgaaatgcctaagaaagcttctgGTATTGCTGGGGGCTTTGGGACCAGAGAAGTGTCCATTAGTTACTGAGCACTAGTCAGGGTAGCCACACGTGTGTTCCGTGCTCTGGTTCCTGTTAGTGTTCTGATGGATGGTTGTGTACTGCCTCTCTGGCTACCATGTTTAACCTGTGCTGATTTCTGTAGGCTGCAGCTGAAGACAATAATGGAAAATTAAAGGTGTATCTGAGAGTTCGACCTCTGAAATCTATGGAAGTGGAAAAAGGGGAAGACCAGGTGAGACACTGAATGAAGTAGTCTCTGAGCTGGATGCCTGTGTGCCTGCTGGGAGATGCTATTATCCTTTGCTGTCTATGCTAGGGCTTCTTGGAAGCCATTCCGATGATGGGGCTTTATGTGTTCTTTAGGGCTGTGTCTGCATTGAGAATTCAGAGACCCTTCTTCTAAAAGCCCCTAAGGACTCCTTCACCATGCGGATCACAGAACGTGGAGTGGGACAAGCAGCACATAGATTCTCTTTCACCCAGGTAGGTAACTGGGACAAACAATCCATCTGGAAGTTTTTCAAGCTTAAACCAGCCTTACAGCTTGAAAAGCTGGCTTACTAATACACGCTGATTCCAATGCACTGCGTGAACTACATAGTCTCGTACAATCCTCTCTACTTAAgtttgtttctgttgctgtttccttagtttttctctttttaagctgATCCTGACAACTTTGGCAGCAAATGCCAAACTCTTGTTTTGTTCACGAGGCTCTAAACACACTAGAGGCTGTAATGATATCAGATGTTACTGGATTAAACGAGTGACCAGCTTGCTTTTGTAGGCAGATTGGACTGGAATTACTGGTGGGTCTGTTGCTCGTGATGTGGGGCTAGCGGAGGGAACAAGGGACTACGCAATATCACTTGAACAACCATCAGCAGTCAAAAGATAGGAAAGATCTACATGAGGCCATTTTTCATGTGTCTTGTCTGCAGATCTTTGGACCAGATGTGGGGCAGAAATTGTTCTTTGATGAGACAATGAAGCAGGTGGTAAAGGATGTACTGAATGGGCAGAACTGGCTGGTTTACACCTATGGCATCACCAATTCAGGGAAGACTCACACTATTCAGGGTAAGGAAAGCACTACGTGTTAGTAGCCTGTTGAGGGGGGTTGTCTGCTTCTACACGTGAATCCTCAGCTTGCTGCTGTTCTTGCTCCAGGCAGCAACAAAGATGGGGGGATTCTGCCTCGCTCCTTAGCGGTCATCTTCAACAGTGTGGGGGACAGGCTGTACCGAGCCATGGATCTGAAGCCTTCCCTCTCCAATGAGGTGATCTGGCTGGACAGCAGGCAGGTGCGACAGGAAGAGACCAAGAAGCAGACCATGCTGCAGGGGGGTCTGTTGGAGGTAAGCATGTGGCTTCTAGGAGGTTTATTAATAGGGAAAGGATGGTGTCATACTACATACATGCTCAtgttctttgtttccttccagGAGGAGCTGTTAACGCCGCTGAAGAGGAGCCATAGTGCTGAATCTCAGCTCCAGGCCACCACCAGTGGCAGTTTTGACAGCGGAGTTGCTGGCCTCTCTTCATCTAGCCAGCTCACCAACCATTCAGACGTCAGCCAGACAGAAGGCATGTCTGGAAGCCTATTGTCTGCTATCTGCTGCTTGTTGTTGGAGGATGGGGGAAGAAAGGGTGATGGCTATTTGGGTGCTGTGTTGTGGGTAAGGGAGCAAAGGTGGTGCAGTCTCACAATTTTCCCTTTGAAAGATAAGGATGTCGGGGCTGAAGAACTTTGTACGTATGTCTTGCCAACATATGAAGAACTCACCACTGCATAATAACTCAAGCCTTGTGAAATGAAAAGTTACTTGATACCCACTTACTTCATTCGAGGGATATGGTTATTGAGCAGCTGAATGCTGTGCAACGGGGATAGCTGAAGGCAGGGTGCTAAAGTGACATGTTGCACTGAGCACTTGTGCCCAGACTTTCAAACCTAGGAACTACTAGTTCATTAGGTATCCAGAAGCATGGAGCAACTGAGGTAACAAGGACTAAAACTTCACTTATACTGGGAAGAGTTCATGTTTGAAATATCCTATAGTTCTGGAGTCAAGATCAAGTGTATAAAAAGTCCTTACACACAAAAGAGGATACTGTTGAAGGGGCTCTTAGGCTGTCTGACTGGGGACAGGCATTAGTGTAGGTCCAAATGGGAGGAGGTATATAGAATAGATTTGAGTCGGGGTAGTGTTCCTGTTGAAGAAAGGTATCTCAGTCTATAGCTACATCATTCAGGTTGGACCCATGAAAAGCTGCAATcctgatttttttacttttttttcccccttctttatCTTTTCCCCAGAACTGGGCCCTCGCTGGGCTGACTTGGATCGCATTTCACTCACCAACAAAGGAGACGTGCAGTTCTCCATCTGGGTCTCCTTCTTTGAGATTTACAATGAGTTAATCTATGACTTGTTAGAACCTGCTTTACCTGGCCAGAACCGCAAGAGGCAGACACTGCGGCTCTGTGAAGACCAGACTGGCAACCCCTACGTGAAAGGTAGATTTacctgaaagatatttttagtgGCCTGCTAGGGAGACTTGAGGACTGAGTGGGTGGGTGGCTTAGCAGTGATGTGTTGGGGAGCACGATGGCCTCTATGGCCTCTCAGAGGTCTCAGATGTCTGGATGACAGGAATGTTAAGTTTGTTAATGTCAAGGAAATGCAATGGTGAAGTTGGGGCTGAGATAATTAAGTTTTCTGCCAGTCTCCTAACTGCCTTGCCCGATGCGTGCCTGCTTTTCCAGATCTGAACTGGATCAATGTCCGGGATGCTGATGAGGCCTGGAAGCTCCTGAAACTGGGTCGGAAAAACCAGAGTTTTGCTAGCACCCACATGAACCAGAACTCCAGTCGCAGGTCTGAtgggggaggggggttgtttAGGCAGACGTACAATTCTGAGGGGCTTTTAAAGGTTGCATTTCCCTCCTAAAATATCTGCATGTTTCTTTACAGTCACAGTGTCTTCTCCATTCGGATTCTGCACTTGCAAAGAGGTGGCAGTGAAACTGTTCCAAAAATCAGCGAGTAAGTTTCACGCTCTCTAGGATTTGGGGGTGTTCTCTCTGGATTCAACTTTCCTGTCTCTTTTGTTGTGGATCTGGGGTATGGGAAGTATCTTGAGGAAGGTCTTGTTGAAAGTACTTGGAAGGAGTAAATGTTCCCACTCTTAAGTCTTGGAACTGACTGACGAGTTTGTGAGGAGTACTGCAAAGTACAACTTGAGGTGGTTCTCGGGCTTTTTGAATGAAGGTAAATGTGAGTAACCCTGCCCTTGCAGCAGGGCTGATCCGAGTGCTGCCGATGCCTGTTCCTGGGATGTAGTTATCTGGAAATGGGTTGTCTCAGTACCGGGAAGCGGCTGTCCCGAGGACTGGCAAAGCATCTTTGAACTTGACACCGCAAAGCTCATGTTGGTGTTATCTTGTATAACCCCTACACTTAGGGTAGGCCTTTCTGTCCAGCAGTAGCCCATACACCCCGAAAGAGCTTTCTGTGCCCTTATGGGGAAGCTGGGAAGGTGAGCAGGGTAGGTGATTGCACGGTGTCTGAATTGTAAACCTGCCTAGAACAGGACAAACCTAGTAGGTCATGTGAATATCACCTGCGTTTTCTTCAGGTTATCGCTGTGTGACCTTGCGGGGTCAGAGCGCTGCAaagaccagaaaagtggggaccGAATGAAAGAAGCAAACAACATCAATACCTCCCTCCACACACTGGGTCGCTGCATTGCTGCCCTGCGCCAGAACCAGCAGTCCAAGTGAGTATCCAGAACTCCATAGGGAGCGTGTGGGCAAGCTGTTTTGCTTTCCCGTGGGCTCACTCTTGTCTCTCCCCACAGATTGAAGCAGACTGTGGTTCCCTTCCGGGACAGCAAGCTAACCCGTGTGTTCCAGGGTTTTTTCACTGGACGTGGGCGCTCTTGCATGATTGTCAACATTAACCAGTGTGCATCTACGTATGATGAAACTCTGTATGTAGCCAAGTTCTCAGCCATTGCCAGCCAGGTAAGTAGCACACACCGGGATCATGGCATGGTCAGGATACATCCTGCTTCTGTGGGAACGGGCCCCTTCCCATCACAGGGCAGGGGGAATGCTTGCAAGTCTTCCCTATGCTTCTCCAGTGGATTTTACCTTTACAGTATTTCCAGGTTCTGCTAAACTGAAAGGGTTGACAGGTTGCAGAGAAGTGCCGTGTTTACAGACTATGCAACTTCCAGGCTTTGCGGACTAGTAATGATGGCCTTTTCTCCTTCAGCTTGTTCAGGCGCCTCCCACAAAGCTGGGACTTCCGTCCATACAATCAATCATCAAAGAGCACAAGAGGCGAACCAGCCAGGGTCCAGAGGCAGCGGCAAAGGAAGAAGTGGAATCAGAAGACAGTGAGGATGAAGCAGATGTCTCCATGTATGAGAAGGAGGTGGGTTGTGATTTGTTTTACAGCCTTTATGGATAGAGGGGCAAGACCATGACTGTTAGCTTTGGCCTGGGAGGTGGGGCTGGAGCTCAGCACTGTACCAAGAGATGACAGAAAACCTCAGAAGGATATGGGACCCAGGAAATTGGGAATCCATGAGGAAAACATTCCACAGTTGGTCTAAATCTGAAGCACATGCTTAATTTGGAAACACTTTGTCATCTGTGGAATAGGGACAGTTAGAGCTCAGGTGCAGACCTATAATCCCTACTCTGTAAGGGATATCTAGAGAtcagaaaacaggcaaaacagattGAGGAAAAATAATCAAACTTCCTAGGTACTCAAAGCGGGCAGCTGGAAATAGCTGAAAGATCAAGATGGAAGTCACATACCTACAGAGACTTGAGTTGTAATGTGTCAAGGTAACAAAtgcagctgcagccctgggcagtaCAGTAGGGGAAGCTGCTCTGGAGATAGCTCCATCTGGAGTGCAGTGTTTAAGCCACCTCATGGGAGAGGAATTAAGAGCAAGCCCAGCAACTTCTCTTTACAAGTGACTAAAAGAATCTGGAGCAATGTCAAATGGCGTTAAACCTAGATCGCCCCTGCCTACAGATAGGGGATCAGCAGGTTTACTCTAGGTCTTATTTCTGTTGTGCAGTGTGGGCAATGGAGTTTGTGTCCGTCTTGCAGGACTTGTTGCGTGTAGTGGAAGCTGCACGAGAACTGCTGGTGCAAGAGCggcaggagaagctgcagctagaaATGCGCCTCCGTGAGGAGATCTGCAATGAGATGCTGGAGCACATGCAACAGAAGGAGCAATGGTGCAGGTACAGCTTATGCTGATCTCCCTCCCTTTGTTCAGGGTGAGCTAGAGTACCACGAACTGCCAGACCCCGACATGTTGTTTGCTCTCTTTGTAGCCAACATGTGGATGCTCAGAAGGAGCTACTGGAAGAACTGTACGAGGATAAACTGAATAACCTGAAGGAGTCGCTGACCGACTATTATCAGGAGGAGATCCAGGTTTGTTCAGGGCAATGAAATGACATCAGGAAAGTGGCAGTGGTTTGGGAGGTGACTCGGGGTACTTGAGTCCAGGAAGGTGACTTATGCAAACTGAAaggaaagattttgctttttgtggtattttttgtGATGTTATTTGATAGCTTGACCCACAATTTTCGCTTCTTGTCTACTGCTTTATGTAGTTCACTAGGTTTTCTAATTTTCAGCCCTTAATCTGGAAGCTAATGTGCAACCATTCTGACTCCTACTTGTTCAACATGATTCTCTCCCTCCTTACTCTTACTGCCAGTGGCTTGCTTTGCACTCTTCAGATTAACACAAGTTCTGTGAATTTCTCTTCTTACTCTTAGCTGTGATGATGGGTATGGGCCtgtctgtatttttcatgctATGGCATTTGAGTGGCCTCTGGGACTTGTTGCAAACCTCTCTGAAGATGCCAACTCTCAAAAAATCCC carries:
- the KIF20A gene encoding kinesin-like protein KIF20A → MAQALASPGLFSDEDVGASPVLESTAAGFGADVRKDLLSEFSAISPNLEGSQQAAAEDNNGKLKVYLRVRPLKSMEVEKGEDQGCVCIENSETLLLKAPKDSFTMRITERGVGQAAHRFSFTQIFGPDVGQKLFFDETMKQVVKDVLNGQNWLVYTYGITNSGKTHTIQGSNKDGGILPRSLAVIFNSVGDRLYRAMDLKPSLSNEVIWLDSRQVRQEETKKQTMLQGGLLEEELLTPLKRSHSAESQLQATTSGSFDSGVAGLSSSSQLTNHSDVSQTEELGPRWADLDRISLTNKGDVQFSIWVSFFEIYNELIYDLLEPALPGQNRKRQTLRLCEDQTGNPYVKDLNWINVRDADEAWKLLKLGRKNQSFASTHMNQNSSRSHSVFSIRILHLQRGGSETVPKISELSLCDLAGSERCKDQKSGDRMKEANNINTSLHTLGRCIAALRQNQQSKLKQTVVPFRDSKLTRVFQGFFTGRGRSCMIVNINQCASTYDETLYVAKFSAIASQLVQAPPTKLGLPSIQSIIKEHKRRTSQGPEAAAKEEVESEDSEDEADVSMYEKEDLLRVVEAARELLVQERQEKLQLEMRLREEICNEMLEHMQQKEQWCSQHVDAQKELLEELYEDKLNNLKESLTDYYQEEIQERDEKIEELQAALQEAKQKLESLDTKQKDSGQSLRRSKRVATSCSLQQELVDTKAKLEQCQMELNTATAELRKYQKLLEPPPSAKPITVDVDRKLEDGQKNVRLLRSELQKLGESLQSAERACCHSTSAGKLREALCMCDDILARQDQTLAELQNNMMLVKLDLRKKAACIAEQYQAPPTSTLKKRFCANRENLQPNQPPGKKPFLHNLLSRSATRPVAGRGWQLRSVAL